Proteins from a single region of Sporosarcina sp. P33:
- a CDS encoding DUF3388 domain-containing protein, producing the protein MGEWYVEYEIQVNRPGLLGDIASLLGMLRVDIVTINGVDGRYRGMLVQTDHDQQIKRFELIASTMDTIVIHKIREPKLRDVLAVRHGHYIQRGTDDRKTFQFIRSELGILVDFLAEIFKQDGHKLIGVRGMPRVGKTESVVAASVCANKKWVFLSSTMIKQTVRTSMMGDEFSDDNIFILDGIVTRKSSDERHMQLVREIMGLPTIKVVEHPDMFVKQSEYTIDDFDIIIELRTHVDQEITYDILEKNDQMSTRNPMGGFDMFN; encoded by the coding sequence ATCGCTTCCTTGCTCGGCATGCTGCGCGTGGACATCGTAACCATTAATGGGGTAGATGGAAGGTATCGCGGCATGCTCGTTCAAACAGATCATGATCAGCAGATTAAACGTTTTGAGTTAATCGCGTCTACTATGGACACGATTGTCATTCATAAGATCAGAGAACCCAAATTGCGGGATGTTCTGGCTGTTCGTCATGGACATTATATCCAGCGCGGGACGGATGACCGGAAAACATTCCAGTTCATACGCAGTGAACTGGGAATTCTAGTAGACTTTTTAGCCGAAATCTTTAAACAGGATGGTCATAAGTTAATTGGTGTTCGCGGGATGCCGCGGGTAGGCAAGACGGAATCAGTGGTGGCAGCGAGTGTCTGTGCCAATAAGAAATGGGTGTTTCTGTCTTCTACGATGATTAAACAAACGGTGCGCACAAGCATGATGGGTGATGAGTTTTCAGATGATAACATCTTTATTTTAGATGGGATCGTCACACGCAAATCGTCTGATGAACGGCATATGCAGCTGGTTCGTGAAATTATGGGATTGCCTACGATCAAAGTGGTTGAACATCCTGATATGTTCGTCAAGCAATCAGAATATACTATTGATGATTTTGATATCATTATAGAGTTGCGGACACACGTTGATCAGGAAATTACTTACGATATCTTGGAAAAGAATGATCAAATGTCAACCCGCAATCCCATGGGCGGATTTGATATGTTTAATTGA
- a CDS encoding RodZ domain-containing protein — MLGIGARLKEARIAKGLTLEDLQDSTKIQKRYLSAIENEDFKVIPGAFYVRVFIKQYADSVDMDADEILSLYQKEYESIVQDEQEKVTPATMQRSAGTKQYSELKAALPKIIVAAFIIMIFVIVYVLLRDKAAESGIGSDTPQGDMSELTQTDTAEVEKPKKPFEHASTAGETSTFVVSDPDKLRVIVKTTGNSWISVTDQDGEERMPDNRGRVVNDGETIEIDADDADSLRIRVGNTNFAKLTVNGQRVDYPTDLITQNIVMKKP; from the coding sequence TTGCTCGGAATCGGTGCACGTTTAAAAGAAGCAAGAATTGCAAAAGGATTAACATTGGAAGATTTGCAGGACAGTACCAAAATCCAAAAACGTTATCTGTCGGCAATTGAAAATGAGGATTTCAAGGTGATCCCCGGTGCGTTTTATGTGCGGGTTTTCATCAAACAATATGCTGATTCAGTCGACATGGATGCGGATGAGATTTTGTCGCTGTATCAGAAGGAATATGAAAGCATTGTTCAGGACGAACAGGAAAAAGTAACCCCAGCAACTATGCAGCGCAGTGCGGGGACAAAGCAGTACAGCGAGTTAAAAGCGGCATTGCCTAAAATTATTGTGGCGGCATTCATTATCATGATATTTGTCATAGTTTATGTGTTACTAAGGGACAAAGCGGCAGAATCGGGGATTGGAAGTGACACACCGCAAGGCGATATGTCCGAATTAACGCAGACGGATACTGCTGAAGTTGAAAAGCCGAAGAAACCATTCGAACACGCTTCCACTGCAGGCGAGACGTCTACTTTTGTTGTGTCAGACCCCGACAAATTAAGAGTAATCGTGAAAACGACAGGCAATTCATGGATCTCTGTGACAGATCAGGACGGCGAAGAACGTATGCCTGATAATAGGGGCAGAGTAGTGAATGATGGAGAAACGATTGAGATCGATGCTGACGACGCTGACAGTCTGAGAATTCGGGTCGGTAACACGAACTTTGCAAAATTGACTGTTAACGGACAGCGGGTGGATTATCCAACTGACCTGATTACACAAAATATTGTTATGAAAAAGCCGTAG